The Manis javanica isolate MJ-LG chromosome 6, MJ_LKY, whole genome shotgun sequence genome contains a region encoding:
- the TMEM229A gene encoding transmembrane protein 229A has translation MGRAARRGVAAPVTLPEPAAVAPGLSRGGQGVGSSFCFSPRSPGATAPRRATPPDRPHRVSAGAGRQHLAPDWRGARGGAAAGGLREPGGPRVPRARQVRQPPGRGRNGAPCAPPGGRQRPGGGAGLGPSVPQLRAPGGGPAGSCAGAASEPMAGGEAGGEGLARRGGAVRRPGAPGGRGGEAAAGSPELLSIAEAPAAAAALPAWMRLYFYGMHGITLDVLVSSARRFAHSPDLRMLGFSSPYRCLLHSLTHFALEKVYLQQRRCPSAFVFNFLLYPSAHVGLQTLAGQALLLGLGASGGAAAPGTLDLALQYVLALYHGRVFLKRFLRLRYQPHGQRPGAHPALPGARAPAAAGGRRRRPRGTRGVGGAPAQGLPDLLRFLFFGMHGFLDEIFFTFFFNVLGRGEGATSGHTSLWSFFMYGSCSFVVEKLYFHLHYSRGWGTWKRVPIYVVFVYAWELSWGLGLRTCGACSWDYSHYPLNFMGLITLMYLPGWIFLSVYQDLLSNVLWRVQYVPVN, from the coding sequence ATGGGGAGAGCCGCGAGAAGGGGCGTCGCTGCTCCCGTTACGCTTCCAGAGCCTGCAGCAGTGGCGCCGGGGCTGAGCCGCGGAGGACAGGGGGTTGGCAGCAGCTTCTGCTTTTCTCCTCGCAGCCCCGGCGCCACTGCCCCTCGCCGGGCCACGCCGCCCGATAGGCCGCACAGGGTGAGCGCCGGCGCGGGCCGGCAGCACCTCGCCCCGGACTGGAGGGGAGCGcgcggcggggcggcggcggggggACTCCGCGAGCCGGGCGGTCCGCGCGTCCCCCGAGCGCGCCAGGTCCGGCAGCCCCCGGGCCGCGGCCGGAACGGAGCTCCCTGCGCACCCCCCGGGGGCCGGCAGCGGCCGGGAGGCGGCGCGGGACTCGGCCCCTCGGTCCCGCAGCTCCGCGCACCcggcggcggccccgcgggctcGTGCGCCGGGGCAGCCTCGGAGCCCATGGCGGGCGGCGAGGCGGGCGGCGAGGGTCTGGCGCGGAGGGGCGGCGCGGTGCGGCGGCCCGGGGCCCCCGGCGGGCGTGGGGGAGAGGCTGCGGCCGGCAGCCCTGAGCTGCTGTCCATTGCTGAAGCGCCGGCCGCCGCCGCGGCGCTGCCCGCCTGGATGCGCCTCTACTTCTACGGGATGCACGGGATCACCCTGGACGTGCTCGTGTCCTCGGCGCGGCGCTTCGCTCACAGCCCGGACCTCCGGATGCTGGGCTTCTCCTCGCCCTACCGCTGCCTGCTGCACTCGCTCACCCACTTCGCCCTGGAGAAGGTCTACCTGCAGCAGCGGCGCTGCCCCAGCGCCTTCGTCTTCAATTTCCTCCTCTACCCCTCGGCGCATGTGGGGTTGCAGACCCTGGCGGGCCAGGCACTGCTGCTCGGCCTGGGCGCGTCGGGGGGCGCGGCGGCGCCGGGGACGCTGGACCTGGCGCTGCAGTACGTGCTGGCGCTCTACCACGGCCGTGTGTTCCTCAAGCGCTTCCTGCGCCTGCGGTACCAGCCGCACGGGCAGCGGCCGGGCGCGCACCCCGCCCTTCCCGGCGCCCGGGCCCCTGCGGCTGCAGGTGGCCGGCGGCGACGGCCCCGTGGCACCAGGGGCGTCGGGGGCGCCCCAGCCCAGGGGCTGCCGGACCTGCTCCGCTTTCTTTTCTTCGGAATGCACGGCTTTTTGGATGAGATCTTCTTCACCTTCTTTTTTAACGTActggggcggggggagggggcAACCAGTGGCCACACGTCCCTCTGGTCCTTCTTTATGTACGGCAGCTGCAGTTTCGTGGTGGAAAAGCTCTACTTCCACCTGCACTACAGCCGTGGCTGGGGCACCTGGAAGCGGGTGCCTATCTACGTTGTCTTCGTCTACGCGTGGGAGCTGTCCTGGGGTCTGGGACTCCGCACGTGCGGGGCCTGTTCCTGGGACTATTCCCACTACCCGCTCAATTTCATGGGGCTCATCACCCTGATGTATTTGCCTGGTTGGATATTCCTTAGTGTATACCAGGACCTACTTTCAAACGTGTTGTGGCGGGTGCAGTACGTACCAGTTAACTAA